In Patescibacteria group bacterium, a single window of DNA contains:
- a CDS encoding SIMPL domain-containing protein has translation MTESKLNVSVILGVALIISALIFGGFYYFAQSKNSTDALSVTGSTKIRVTSDQAKLIINLSSIVYANDLSSGNRDIAHDLALTRDLLKKSGVADTDIVEGPVSMNQVWDQNNTGQIRYQLSQIITVQSNDVNKITDISKKIPTLSEQGAIISVQSLEYYYSKLPDLRVSLLTQAVQDAKARAEKIAEGTGRYVGSVISASNGVVQILTPNSVDISDYGNYDTSSIEKDVMVTIKASFRLK, from the coding sequence ATGACTGAATCAAAATTAAATGTTAGTGTTATTCTCGGAGTCGCCCTAATAATCAGTGCATTGATATTCGGCGGATTTTATTATTTCGCTCAATCAAAAAATTCCACAGACGCATTATCCGTTACCGGTTCGACTAAAATACGTGTGACCTCAGATCAGGCTAAATTGATAATCAATCTTTCCAGTATTGTTTATGCCAATGATTTATCTTCGGGTAATCGTGATATTGCCCATGATTTGGCTTTGACACGCGATCTGTTAAAAAAATCAGGTGTGGCCGACACTGATATTGTGGAAGGACCGGTTTCCATGAATCAAGTGTGGGATCAAAATAATACCGGTCAAATTCGTTATCAATTAAGCCAGATAATCACCGTGCAATCAAATGATGTTAATAAAATAACCGATATCTCCAAAAAAATTCCGACTCTGTCTGAGCAGGGAGCTATTATTTCAGTTCAATCATTGGAATATTATTATTCCAAATTACCAGATCTTCGCGTATCGCTTTTAACACAAGCGGTTCAAGATGCCAAAGCTAGGGCTGAAAAAATTGCCGAAGGCACAGGCAGGTACGTTGGCAGCGTCATATCGGCTTCAAATGGCGTGGTGCAAATTTTAACGCCCAATTCGGTTGATATTTCCGATTACGGCAATTATGACACTTCCAGTATTGAAAAAGACGTGATGGTAACAATTAAAGCTTCTTTCCGTCTTAAATAA
- a CDS encoding tRNA-dihydrouridine synthase: MKQNFWEKLKKPIMAIAPMANVTDAAFRQMLLKYGRPDIFLTEFVSVEGLTSKGKEQLLVDLWYNKKEHPIVAQIFGAKPEKFEKAAEIIRELGFDGIDINMGCPDKDIEKQGAGAALIKNPELAKQIIRATKKGAGDLPISVKTRIGYSKNQIKEWIPILLKENLAALTVHLRTKKEGYNIAAHWELAPEIAALRDCYASETIILGNGDINTLDEAREKTKKSGLDGVMVGRGILANPWLFSKKMLRIQERLECMVKHVELFEKMYKTDSDKNLKSFNTIKKYFKAYISGFDNAKDLRVLLMGAKNAIEVKKITKKFIKETNIF, encoded by the coding sequence ATGAAACAAAATTTTTGGGAAAAATTGAAAAAACCAATTATGGCTATCGCGCCGATGGCAAATGTCACTGATGCGGCGTTTCGGCAAATGCTTTTAAAATACGGTCGGCCGGATATTTTTTTGACAGAATTCGTTTCCGTGGAAGGATTAACTTCAAAGGGCAAAGAACAATTGTTGGTGGATTTGTGGTATAATAAAAAAGAGCATCCGATTGTGGCTCAAATATTCGGCGCCAAACCTGAAAAATTTGAAAAGGCGGCTGAAATAATACGCGAACTCGGTTTTGACGGCATTGATATCAATATGGGTTGTCCGGACAAAGATATTGAGAAACAAGGTGCCGGAGCGGCATTAATCAAAAATCCGGAATTGGCAAAACAAATTATCAGAGCGACAAAAAAAGGAGCAGGGGATCTGCCAATTTCCGTAAAAACGCGAATCGGTTATTCCAAAAATCAAATTAAAGAATGGATTCCGATTCTTTTGAAAGAAAATTTAGCCGCGCTGACTGTCCATCTTCGCACAAAAAAAGAGGGGTATAACATTGCCGCGCATTGGGAGCTTGCCCCTGAGATCGCAGCATTAAGAGATTGTTACGCGTCGGAGACGATTATTCTCGGCAATGGCGATATAAATACATTGGATGAAGCGCGCGAAAAAACAAAAAAATCCGGACTGGACGGAGTAATGGTTGGAAGGGGAATTTTGGCAAATCCGTGGTTATTTTCAAAAAAAATGCTCCGCATTCAGGAGCGGCTCGAATGCATGGTAAAACACGTCGAGCTTTTTGAAAAAATGTATAAAACAGATAGTGATAAAAATTTAAAAAGTTTCAATACTATAAAAAAATATTTCAAAGCATATATCAGTGGATTTGACAATGCGAAAGATTTAAGAGTTCTGCTGATGGGGGCGAAAAATGCTATTGAAGTGAAAAAGATTACGAAAAAATTTATCAAAGAAACTAATATATTTTAA
- a CDS encoding ABC transporter ATP-binding protein, translating to MKSTHSNIIYPKVYVKDVFNSIWKGVRRNWPSLAISVIGIGAQNVFAIIIPLYYKHLFDALTSGEKIMSSQAKADLAPQLIHIILIILGLNILKWLGARIGSFANGYFQIKSMATLREQAYDSLQYHSYSFFTNNFTGALVQRISRYARAFERLADRITWDLWPLIIRITGTVIIVWTIKPGLAILILCWALVNMTVNYFFSLWRLPYRIKAAAADSHTTAVLADAITNQNNIDVFNRHKDEFKYLKKATTAQQEINLLNWNIHNWLDAIQSGLILLVEFFIFYFAIHYWQAGVVTVGTFILLQLYVISLGGTLWDFSRIIRDFYESYADAKEMVEIMKLPHEIKNIPTAQPLRVSSGKVAFNDVSFSFNNNRKVLKNINVKIEAGEKVALVGPSGAGKTTFIRLLLRFHDVTSGEIVIDGQNIHNVTLESLREAISLVPQDPLLFHRTIMENIRYGKPSATDDEVIKAAELAHCDEFIEGLAQKYDTYVGERGIKLSGGERQRVAIARAILKNAPILILDEATSSLDSYSESLIQDALDNLMKDKTVIVIAHRLSTIRKMNRIIVMKQGSISEEGTHENLINEKDGLYAKLWNLQAGGFIAKK from the coding sequence ATGAAATCAACACATTCAAATATAATTTATCCAAAAGTATACGTTAAAGACGTATTTAATTCAATTTGGAAGGGTGTACGCCGAAACTGGCCTTCACTGGCAATCAGTGTTATTGGCATTGGCGCTCAAAACGTTTTTGCCATAATTATTCCTCTTTATTATAAGCATTTATTTGATGCCTTAACTTCGGGAGAAAAAATTATGTCCTCTCAAGCTAAAGCCGATTTGGCGCCCCAACTTATACATATTATTTTAATCATTTTAGGTCTCAATATTTTAAAATGGCTCGGCGCGCGCATTGGCTCATTTGCAAACGGGTATTTTCAAATAAAATCAATGGCCACTTTACGCGAGCAAGCCTATGATTCTTTGCAGTATCATTCATACAGTTTTTTTACTAATAATTTTACCGGCGCTTTAGTGCAGAGAATAAGTCGATACGCGCGGGCTTTTGAGCGTTTGGCTGATCGTATTACTTGGGATTTATGGCCGCTCATTATCCGCATTACCGGTACGGTTATTATCGTTTGGACTATCAAGCCAGGATTAGCCATTCTGATTTTATGTTGGGCGTTGGTAAATATGACTGTTAATTATTTTTTTTCGCTCTGGCGCCTGCCTTATAGAATAAAAGCCGCCGCAGCGGACTCGCATACTACCGCTGTTCTCGCTGATGCTATTACCAATCAAAACAATATTGATGTATTTAATCGTCATAAAGACGAATTTAAATATTTAAAAAAAGCGACAACCGCTCAGCAAGAAATAAATCTTTTAAATTGGAATATTCACAATTGGCTTGATGCTATCCAATCTGGTCTTATTTTGCTGGTGGAATTTTTTATTTTTTATTTTGCCATTCATTATTGGCAAGCAGGCGTTGTGACCGTAGGCACTTTTATATTATTGCAACTTTACGTCATCAGTCTTGGCGGGACCTTATGGGATTTTAGCCGTATTATCCGCGATTTTTATGAAAGCTATGCCGATGCCAAAGAAATGGTTGAAATTATGAAACTGCCTCATGAAATTAAAAATATTCCAACAGCGCAACCCCTCCGCGTTTCTTCCGGCAAAGTGGCCTTTAATGACGTCAGTTTTTCTTTTAATAATAATCGTAAAGTTTTGAAAAATATAAATGTCAAAATTGAAGCCGGAGAAAAAGTGGCTTTAGTCGGTCCTTCAGGTGCCGGAAAAACAACTTTTATCAGATTGCTTTTGAGATTTCATGATGTGACCAGCGGCGAAATTGTGATTGACGGACAAAATATTCATAATGTGACGCTAGAAAGTTTGCGAGAGGCGATTAGTTTAGTGCCGCAAGATCCGCTCCTTTTTCATCGCACGATTATGGAAAATATCCGCTATGGCAAGCCATCGGCCACGGATGACGAAGTGATAAAAGCGGCTGAGCTTGCTCATTGCGACGAATTTATAGAAGGTTTGGCTCAAAAATATGATACCTATGTCGGCGAACGGGGCATCAAACTCTCGGGCGGAGAGAGGCAAAGAGTTGCCATTGCCCGGGCTATTCTTAAAAATGCTCCGATTTTAATTCTTGACGAAGCCACTTCAAGCTTGGATTCTTATTCGGAAAGCTTGATTCAAGACGCTCTTGATAATCTTATGAAAGACAAGACGGTAATTGTTATTGCTCATCGTCTTTCCACTATTCGCAAAATGAACAGAATCATAGTGATGAAGCAGGGGAGTATTTCTGAAGAAGGCACGCACGAAAATCTTATTAATGAGAAAGACGGCTTATACGCCAAATTATGGAATCTTCAAGCCGGCGGTTTTATCGCGAAAAAATAA
- a CDS encoding class I SAM-dependent methyltransferase translates to MALNLYEMDPQIYDDYIDTRIERINFNKVFDLIKKIANKKESVEILDFCCGTGLFPRKWLTKINNIKYLGVDINSDFIKFAKKKLKNNRFGFVVNDSILFKTDKKFDIILATSSYHHIQDNKKRVFLKNIFSHLKNDGILIVYEKIIDTFSNKIEAVDSSTQFYLERIKYMMKAEKLSKNQLFALFNEQYLTAIRHEEYKVDFQYFKDDIEASGMNIKEYIKLWPKENLFHNDKIGDFVFLIVKK, encoded by the coding sequence ATGGCATTAAATTTGTACGAAATGGATCCTCAAATTTATGATGACTATATAGATACCAGAATTGAAAGAATAAATTTCAATAAAGTTTTTGATTTAATCAAAAAAATTGCCAACAAAAAAGAATCTGTTGAAATTCTTGATTTTTGTTGTGGGACAGGCCTTTTTCCAAGAAAATGGCTGACAAAAATAAACAATATAAAATATCTTGGAGTTGATATAAATTCTGATTTTATCAAGTTCGCCAAAAAGAAATTAAAAAATAATAGGTTTGGTTTTGTTGTTAATGATTCAATTTTATTCAAAACTGATAAAAAATTTGATATTATTCTCGCTACTTCGTCTTATCATCATATTCAAGATAATAAAAAAAGAGTATTTCTTAAAAATATTTTTTCTCATCTTAAAAACGATGGTATTTTAATTGTTTATGAAAAAATTATTGACACTTTTTCTAATAAAATTGAAGCAGTTGATAGTAGTACTCAATTTTACCTTGAAAGAATAAAATATATGATGAAAGCTGAGAAGCTCAGTAAAAATCAATTATTTGCTTTGTTTAACGAACAATATCTTACTGCAATTCGCCACGAAGAATATAAAGTTGATTTTCAGTATTTTAAAGATGACATAGAAGCCAGCGGAATGAATATAAAAGAATATATTAAATTATGGCCAAAAGAAAATTTATTTCACAACGATAAAATCGGAGATTTTGTGTTTCTTATTGTAAAAAAATAA
- a CDS encoding radical SAM protein — MKKLEYYPWSPRILDNALKEYTKGKIPTAYLELTAKCSYCQCLYCDSKSGMANRGELTFPEIKKLILKLKKLGLQWLFICGLGEPREENNFFDILKFLKDQNIKVSFFTNGLAYKEEDVKLLKKYNANIILKLDTFDGKTFDKILSKKGASKKIYNFVDKLIQDNFIKVNSDNETNLAFSIVATKLNFDAIPDVINFCKKHNIFPCVDEMEYTHRAKLNYKDLKINDSDLIELKTKIDKILGYPYKRTLCQGIIPGLHINNVGKIIIDKRTGLSCDWFFQEDPVYVEIGDARSDNLSDVVRKMNEYRIKKLPDIKSLFSNRTSTISAGGGTKPSTWYKRYINVMNAIKKENDFVNML, encoded by the coding sequence ATGAAAAAGCTTGAATATTATCCATGGAGCCCTAGAATATTAGATAATGCCCTAAAAGAATATACCAAAGGCAAAATTCCCACAGCTTATCTTGAATTGACGGCCAAGTGCAGTTATTGTCAATGTTTATATTGCGATTCAAAGTCAGGTATGGCAAATCGCGGCGAATTGACATTTCCGGAAATAAAGAAACTGATTTTAAAACTCAAGAAATTGGGACTTCAATGGCTTTTTATTTGCGGTCTGGGAGAACCAAGAGAAGAAAATAATTTTTTTGACATTCTTAAATTTTTAAAAGATCAAAATATCAAGGTTTCTTTTTTCACCAATGGTTTGGCTTATAAAGAAGAAGACGTAAAACTTTTAAAAAAATATAATGCCAATATTATACTCAAGTTAGACACATTTGACGGAAAGACGTTTGATAAAATTTTATCTAAAAAAGGAGCCAGCAAGAAAATATATAATTTCGTGGATAAGCTTATTCAAGATAATTTCATAAAAGTCAACTCGGATAACGAAACAAATCTTGCTTTTTCCATTGTCGCGACAAAGTTGAATTTTGACGCAATCCCCGATGTTATTAATTTTTGCAAAAAGCATAATATTTTTCCGTGTGTTGATGAAATGGAATATACGCATAGAGCTAAATTAAATTATAAAGATCTTAAAATAAACGATAGCGATTTAATTGAATTAAAAACAAAAATAGATAAAATTTTAGGTTATCCGTACAAGAGAACTCTTTGCCAGGGAATAATACCCGGCCTGCACATAAATAATGTCGGAAAAATTATTATTGATAAAAGAACGGGTTTAAGTTGTGATTGGTTTTTTCAAGAAGATCCTGTATATGTGGAAATAGGAGATGCAAGAAGCGATAATTTATCTGATGTCGTGCGCAAAATGAATGAATACAGAATAAAAAAACTTCCGGATATTAAATCTTTATTTTCAAACAGAACATCAACAATATCTGCGGGCGGGGGCACAAAGCCAAGTACTTGGTATAAACGCTATATTAATGTAATGAATGCGATAAAAAAAGAAAATGATTTTGTAAATATGTTATAA
- a CDS encoding MBL fold metallo-hydrolase: MTEIKILIEGYAKPLKNGWLANSSVVFIKSNGKNIIADPGFDREKLLSALKKEKLKTSDIDFVFLTHGHIDHSLLSGIFEKAKIVDELYIYQKDIIIKHNGIIPNTDLKVIRTPGHMEEHCSLIVETKKGVYAVAGDVFWWLENEKQEIDISKPDNDPEHMNLQKLIVSRKKILKLADYIIPGHGKMFRVKK, encoded by the coding sequence ATGACCGAAATTAAAATTTTAATTGAGGGTTACGCAAAACCATTGAAAAATGGCTGGTTGGCGAATTCTTCTGTTGTTTTTATAAAATCAAATGGAAAAAATATCATTGCAGACCCCGGTTTTGACAGAGAAAAATTATTAAGCGCATTGAAGAAAGAAAAATTAAAAACTTCGGATATTGATTTTGTATTTTTAACTCACGGACATATTGATCATTCGCTTCTGTCTGGAATTTTTGAAAAGGCAAAAATAGTTGATGAACTTTATATTTATCAAAAAGATATCATTATTAAACACAATGGAATTATTCCTAACACTGACCTAAAAGTAATTCGTACGCCCGGCCATATGGAAGAGCACTGTTCCTTAATTGTTGAAACAAAAAAAGGAGTTTATGCTGTTGCCGGAGATGTTTTTTGGTGGTTGGAGAATGAAAAGCAAGAAATAGATATCAGTAAACCGGATAACGATCCGGAACATATGAATCTTCAAAAACTTATTGTCTCCCGTAAAAAAATACTAAAACTGGCTGATTATATAATTCCAGGACACGGTAAAATGTTTAGGGTTAAAAAATAA
- a CDS encoding RidA family protein: MTKQYLNPKNFTHIMGAYSHGLKIDIGDSEMIFVTGQIAMDKDGNAVAPNDIVKQTEFVFENIQAILKEGNASIDDVVKAVIYVTDISKFKEISAVRNKYFANAKPVSTLVEINKTVKEGCDIEIEVMAIKKKH; encoded by the coding sequence ATGACAAAACAATATTTAAATCCAAAAAATTTTACTCACATCATGGGTGCGTATTCGCACGGCCTAAAGATTGATATTGGCGATTCCGAGATGATTTTTGTAACCGGCCAAATCGCCATGGACAAAGATGGAAATGCGGTCGCGCCGAACGATATAGTAAAACAGACGGAATTTGTGTTTGAGAATATTCAAGCTATTCTTAAAGAAGGCAATGCCTCAATTGACGATGTGGTAAAAGCGGTTATTTACGTTACTGATATTTCTAAATTTAAAGAAATTTCGGCTGTGAGAAATAAATATTTTGCAAACGCCAAGCCCGTAAGTACGCTGGTTGAAATTAATAAAACCGTAAAAGAGGGTTGCGATATTGAGATTGAAGTGATGGCGATAAAAAAGAAACATTAA
- a CDS encoding aspartate aminotransferase family protein gives MQVKEMDKKFLSRDLPPDDIEIVKSDGNFLFDSKGKKYIDFLMGWCVGNVGWGNEEIKKKIKKYNGPDYVNPNYLYKSWAELAELLAKITPGKLKKSFRATGGTEAVEIALQAAMSHTKRHKFISIEGSYHGHSIGAMSVGSSDFRNWYKNLLPDCYKIKPPLDDKAADEVEKLLKQKDIAALIMEPIICNLGVIIPEKEFMTRAQSSCKKYGTLLIMDEVATGFERTGKLFASEYFDLEPDIMCLAKGITGGYGGLGATITTEEIAKSMEYEFSFYSTYGWHPLSAEIAIANIKYILKHKKQLEKNINEMSKYFTERLSKMKFKYPANVHVKGLAIGVEFKKPNYANQIVAQSQKNGVLFSSLGNTIFTLFPALNIDRKTAEKGLNILEKSLML, from the coding sequence ATGCAAGTAAAAGAAATGGATAAAAAATTTTTATCACGAGATTTGCCGCCCGACGATATTGAAATAGTAAAGTCAGATGGGAATTTTTTATTTGATTCCAAAGGGAAAAAATACATAGATTTTTTAATGGGTTGGTGCGTTGGAAATGTCGGTTGGGGGAACGAAGAAATAAAAAAGAAAATAAAAAAATATAATGGGCCGGACTATGTTAATCCGAATTATTTGTATAAATCATGGGCTGAATTGGCAGAATTGTTGGCAAAAATAACACCGGGTAAATTGAAAAAGAGTTTTCGCGCGACTGGCGGAACGGAAGCGGTGGAAATCGCGCTTCAAGCGGCTATGTCGCACACCAAACGGCATAAATTTATTTCCATTGAAGGCAGCTATCACGGCCATTCAATCGGAGCGATGAGCGTCGGGTCTTCTGATTTTCGTAATTGGTATAAAAATCTCCTGCCGGATTGTTATAAAATAAAACCGCCCTTGGACGATAAAGCGGCTGATGAAGTTGAAAAATTATTAAAACAAAAAGACATTGCTGCTCTGATTATGGAACCGATTATTTGTAATCTCGGCGTAATAATTCCGGAAAAAGAATTTATGACCCGAGCGCAATCGTCTTGTAAAAAATACGGTACCTTACTGATTATGGACGAAGTGGCGACCGGTTTTGAGAGAACCGGAAAATTATTTGCTTCAGAATATTTTGACCTAGAACCGGACATTATGTGTTTGGCAAAGGGGATTACCGGCGGTTATGGCGGTTTGGGCGCGACAATCACAACCGAAGAAATTGCAAAATCAATGGAATACGAATTCAGTTTTTATTCAACCTATGGTTGGCATCCGTTAAGCGCAGAAATTGCCATTGCTAATATCAAATATATCTTGAAACATAAAAAACAATTGGAGAAAAATATAAATGAAATGAGCAAATATTTTACAGAACGGCTTTCAAAAATGAAATTTAAATATCCGGCCAATGTTCATGTCAAAGGATTGGCAATAGGAGTTGAATTTAAAAAACCAAATTACGCTAATCAAATAGTTGCTCAATCGCAAAAAAACGGTGTTTTATTTTCATCACTTGGTAATACGATATTCACTTTATTTCCGGCTTTAAATATTGATAGAAAAACAGCCGAAAAAGGATTGAATATTTTAGAAAAATCTTTAATGTTATAA
- a CDS encoding DUF5652 family protein — protein sequence MVQFLTQNPWAMYLIIIWCLPWKGIALWMAARRNDIWWFVALLVINTLGILEILYIFVFSKRKV from the coding sequence ATGGTACAATTTTTAACGCAGAATCCATGGGCAATGTATTTAATAATTATCTGGTGTTTGCCGTGGAAGGGAATAGCGCTTTGGATGGCGGCCAGACGAAATGATATTTGGTGGTTTGTGGCACTCTTAGTGATTAATACCTTGGGAATACTTGAAATTCTTTATATTTTTGTATTCAGCAAAAGGAAGGTTTAA
- the rdgB gene encoding RdgB/HAM1 family non-canonical purine NTP pyrophosphatase, producing MPLYFITGNKNKFAEVKSILNDVEQLDINLTEIQDIDAKNIVKEKLLEALKHQKGEFIIEDTSLYLDCLNGLPGPLIKWFLQTIGNEGIFKIAEKWGNFKAEAKTIVGYAKSPEEIYFFEGSVKGEIVVPRGETNFGWDPIFQAEGMDKSFAEISREEKNSISMRRKALNKFKEFIEKK from the coding sequence ATGCCGCTTTATTTTATTACCGGAAATAAAAATAAATTCGCTGAAGTAAAATCAATATTGAATGATGTTGAACAATTGGATATTAATTTGACGGAAATTCAGGATATTGACGCAAAAAATATTGTTAAAGAAAAATTATTGGAAGCGTTAAAACATCAAAAAGGCGAATTTATTATTGAAGACACATCGCTTTATTTGGATTGTCTTAATGGTTTGCCCGGTCCGTTGATAAAATGGTTTTTACAGACGATCGGGAATGAAGGCATATTTAAAATCGCGGAAAAGTGGGGTAATTTTAAAGCAGAGGCCAAAACTATTGTCGGTTACGCCAAAAGTCCGGAAGAAATATATTTTTTTGAGGGCTCGGTAAAAGGAGAAATTGTCGTTCCAAGAGGGGAAACTAATTTTGGCTGGGATCCGATTTTTCAGGCGGAAGGCATGGATAAAAGTTTTGCCGAAATCAGCCGAGAAGAAAAAAATTCCATCAGTATGAGACGAAAGGCATTGAATAAATTTAAAGAATTTATTGAGAAAAAATAA
- a CDS encoding MBL fold metallo-hydrolase, whose translation MKITRFAQSCVLIETKNKRILIDPGNIQYQESFLNNEWKDVDVLLITHKHADHCHIDAIKEIIKNKKTKFYTTQEVAAAYPEIQSEIIKEGDILNCDDIKIEAVKAIHGYVPFLKGDKEIKENVGYIIDDGACRVYQTSDTICFNNNYKCDVLFVPVCDHGLVMGPYEAALFTKETGAKLVVPIHYDNPKYPADFERVKKEFEAQDLNFKFLTIGESFIK comes from the coding sequence ATGAAAATTACGCGATTTGCGCAATCTTGTGTTCTAATTGAAACAAAAAATAAAAGGATTTTAATTGATCCCGGAAATATTCAATACCAGGAATCATTTTTAAATAATGAATGGAAAGACGTTGATGTTTTATTGATTACACATAAACACGCGGATCATTGCCATATTGATGCTATTAAAGAAATTATAAAAAATAAAAAAACAAAGTTTTATACCACCCAAGAAGTTGCCGCCGCTTATCCGGAAATTCAATCAGAAATTATAAAGGAAGGTGATATTTTAAACTGCGATGATATTAAAATTGAGGCAGTAAAGGCGATTCACGGTTATGTCCCTTTTCTTAAGGGCGATAAAGAAATAAAAGAAAATGTCGGATATATAATTGATGATGGTGCTTGCAGAGTTTATCAAACCAGCGACACCATTTGTTTTAATAATAATTATAAGTGTGATGTTCTATTCGTGCCGGTTTGCGATCACGGTTTAGTGATGGGTCCTTATGAGGCAGCATTGTTCACCAAAGAAACGGGTGCCAAATTAGTTGTGCCGATCCATTATGACAATCCGAAATATCCCGCTGATTTTGAGCGCGTGAAAAAAGAATTTGAAGCACAAGATTTGAATTTTAAATTTTTAACGATAGGAGAGAGTTTTATAAAATAA
- a CDS encoding DUF333 domain-containing protein — protein sequence MKLNNKTILIFLIVIMVIAVCIVLFSFNKIQKISDQYRQPNLPKTQPQTGLANPASVNCVNKGGNLEIKTDLTGGQYGLCVFSSGAKCEEWALFRGECGAENPNYCEQDLDCACGKNKTTDNCFYGQKEFVNTNQQCPDFCNGIAANLEIKCENYKCTQINKLNQKCTDYSVENCPTDCVVCPPCAECSSISCQSKEFCKNIGFDSSWYESIKHQSSAKNCEDQCGNGICEEVVCLTVGCPCAETKETCPKDCK from the coding sequence ATGAAACTAAACAATAAAACAATCTTAATTTTTTTGATTGTAATAATGGTAATCGCAGTTTGTATTGTGCTATTTTCTTTTAATAAAATACAAAAAATATCAGATCAATATCGACAACCGAATTTACCGAAAACACAGCCGCAAACCGGATTGGCAAATCCCGCTTCGGTTAATTGCGTTAATAAAGGCGGAAATTTAGAAATAAAAACTGATTTAACCGGCGGCCAATACGGTCTTTGTGTTTTTTCAAGCGGCGCAAAATGCGAGGAATGGGCGTTATTTAGAGGGGAGTGCGGCGCGGAAAATCCGAATTATTGCGAGCAAGATTTAGACTGCGCTTGCGGGAAAAATAAAACAACCGATAACTGTTTTTATGGACAAAAAGAATTTGTAAACACAAATCAACAGTGTCCGGATTTTTGCAACGGAATTGCAGCCAATTTGGAAATAAAATGTGAAAATTATAAATGTACGCAGATTAATAAACTAAACCAAAAATGCACTGATTACAGCGTGGAAAATTGTCCAACTGATTGCGTAGTTTGTCCGCCTTGCGCCGAATGCAGTTCCATAAGCTGCCAATCAAAAGAATTTTGTAAAAATATCGGATTTGACAGCAGTTGGTATGAAAGCATTAAACATCAAAGCTCTGCAAAAAATTGCGAAGACCAGTGCGGGAACGGCATTTGTGAAGAAGTAGTTTGTTTGACTGTCGGTTGCCCGTGCGCGGAAACAAAAGAAACTTGTCCAAAAGATTGTAAATAA
- a CDS encoding DUF333 domain-containing protein, whose protein sequence is MKVNKKLIFSIIIIAVIAGIILLCCLWKSGYWQKKKINQIQEQFKNQSQSQTGMVNPASKYCVEQNGTLEIRKNEAGEYGVCVFANGTECDEWEFFRGECKVERDKCVDLCGDQICQEVVCKEIGSPCAETKETCPADCKK, encoded by the coding sequence ATGAAAGTAAATAAAAAATTAATTTTTAGCATTATAATTATTGCGGTTATTGCCGGAATAATTTTGTTATGTTGTTTATGGAAAAGTGGTTATTGGCAAAAGAAAAAAATAAATCAAATTCAAGAGCAATTTAAAAATCAGTCCCAATCGCAAACCGGAATGGTCAATCCAGCTTCAAAATATTGCGTTGAACAAAACGGAACATTGGAAATAAGAAAAAATGAAGCAGGCGAGTATGGAGTTTGTGTTTTCGCGAATGGCACCGAGTGCGATGAATGGGAATTTTTTCGCGGAGAATGCAAGGTAGAAAGAGATAAATGTGTTGATTTATGCGGAGATCAAATATGTCAAGAAGTTGTTTGCAAGGAAATAGGGAGTCCTTGCGCGGAAACAAAAGAAACTTGTCCGGCAGATTGTAAAAAATAA